The stretch of DNA GGAGCAGTGGTTTATCGGTATGGAGAGCGCGATGCACAGCTCGACGCTGCGCCAGCGTGCGCTCGACGAAATCAAGAAAGTGAAATGGGACCCGGGTTGGGGCGAAGAGCGTATCTCAAACATGGTCGCCTCACGTCCCGATTGGTGTATCTCCCGGCAGCGCGTCTGGGGAGTTCCCATTCCGATCCTCTTCTGCGACGGCTGCAATCAGCCGCTGCGCTCGAAGACCGCCAACGAGGCCGTAATCGCGCTGTTCGCGCGCGAAGGCGCCGACGCATGGTACACACGCGAAGTAAACCAGATTCTGCCGGATGACGTGAAGTGCCAACAATGTTCCGGTAAGAACTTCCGCAAAGAGTTCGACATCATCGATGTGTGGTTCGAGTCAGGTTCGAGCTGGGCTGCGGTGATGAAGGAAAATGTCGCCGACATGTACATCGAGGGCGGCGATCAGCATCGCGGATGGTTTCAATCTTCCCTGCTCTGCTCTGTAGGCACCCGTAATCGCGCGCCGTACAAAACTGCCGTCACCTGCGGCTGGACACTCGACCCTGAAGGCCGCGCGATGTCGAAATCATTGGGCAACGGAGTTGATCCAGTAGAGGTCGCGAATAAGCTTGGCGCGGAGATTGTGCGCCTGTGGGTCGCGTCCGTTGATTTCCGCGAGGACATGCATGCTTCTGACGAACTCATGCAGCGCGTCGCCGACAACTATCGCGACATTCGCAACGCCTTTCGCTGGATACTTGGGAACCTCGACGGCTTCGAACCGGAGCGCGATCAAGTCACCTTCGAGCACATGGAGCCAATCGACCGCTATATGCTTCTGCTCACGGCCGATCTCGTGCGCGATGTGCTGCTTTGGTATGAAAAGTTCGAGTTTCACCGCATCTACCAGCGCGTGATCGCGTTTCGCACCAGCGAACTGAGCAACTTCTACTTTGATGTACTGAAAGATCGGCTCTACACCCATCCACGAACTTCGCAGGCGCGCCGCTCCGGGCAGACCGCCATCTGGCGCATCGGCCAGGCATTGGTCCGTCTGCTCGCGCCAATGATGAGCTTTACTGCGGAAGAAGTATGGCAGTTTCTGCCGTCGGTGGGAGAGAAGCCCGAAAGCGTACATCTAGCTCTCTTCCCCACTCCTGAAGAGGTACTGGGTAACACAGAACATACGCCCGATGTTTCGGGCAAATCGATGCCAAGTGGAACCGAACAGATTCGCGCTGACTGGGACCGTTTGCTACTCATCCGCGAAGAAGTCTTTCGCCATCTGGAGACCGCGCGCAAAGACAAGGTGATCGGCAGCGGACTGCAGGCCAAGGTCAGAATCTCCGCGCCTCCGGAAACTTACGTGTTGCTCGATCGGTATCGTGAAACTCTGCGCTACCTCCTCATCGTCTCTCAAGTGGAGCTACAGACGCTCGCAAGCAGCGGAAACGGCGCAGGCTTAAAAATTGAAATCTTCCCTGCGGACGGAAAGAAATGCGAACGCTGTTGGAATTATTCGACGCAGGTGGGAGCCGATCCCGAATTTCCGACGGTCTGCGAGCGTTGCAGCGGGTGGCTGCCGGAAATCCTTGCAACCGCAGGAGGACGAAGCTAGTCTTCAGAGAAGGCGATTCGCAACACAGTTTCGGTGCGCGGAGATGATGACGATTCCCAAACACCAGAGTCTTAAATCAGCAGAAAAGCTTCCGACCTCTCAAGCCGCGAAGCTTAGAAGCTCAGCAGCTTAGGAGCTTAACAGCTTTAGTTCAATGTCCACTGGGACTCTTCGCAAATACGTTCTGCTCATCGCCGGCGTGGTGCTGGCGCTCGATCGCTTCAGCAAATGGATCATCTCGCGCAGTATCCCGCTCCATGACAGCGTCAACGTGATCCCCGGTTTTTTCAAGCTGACGCACGTGACCAATGGGGGCGCGGCATTCGGGCTGTTTGCCGACTCTCCCTCTGAGTTGCGGATCGTCTTCTTGATCTTCTTTTCGCTGCTGGCGTTGGCGGTAGTTTTGGCGCTGCTCTGGAGACACACTCAGGGACTTAACAGCACCGCAGTTGCTCTTTCTCTGATTCTGGGTGGAGCATTCGGAAATCTTTGGGACCGTGTCCTATCCGGACATGTAGTCGATTTCCTGGAGTTTTACATCGGCCAATACGTCTGGCCAGACTTCAACATCGCGGACAGTGCAATTGTTGTAGGTGCGGCGATCCTAATGGTCGAAATCCTCTTCGCGCCCAAGCACCAACCTGCCTATAAAGATGGCGTAATCGCCCAGCCAAGCTCGGAAGCAGAGTAAGCCCGTACCGTTCGTTCGCCGGAGAGGTAATTGAAACCGCGAGATCGCGAATCCTCCGCGTCGGCTGCGGAATCTACCATTACAGATTTCTTGTTCGCGTAGGAGACCTATGAAATTGTTCAGTTGGCGGAAGCGCGAGAAAGCGGTGAATGGAACAGTGAAGGTATCGATGTACACCCTATCGATCTGCCCGTCCTGCAACAAGGCGAAGAAGTTCTTCACTGAGCGGTACATTCCATTCAAATTTATTAATTATGATCTAGCAGACGAGGCCACTCAGGAGAAGATCCTGCGCGAGCTCGAAGCTGAGCAAGTCGTGGCGTTTCCATTCGTTCGCATAGGCGATGAGGCGGTTCAAGGGTACGACCCGAAACGCTATGCCAAGCTGCTGGAGAGTGCTGAAAACAGCGAAGCTTCCGTTGCGGCATCCTAGGTGCGTCTCCTTCTTTCAGCCGCTGATAGTCCCTGCTCCCGAACGTCGGCTGAAGTATGCGGCCGAGCTCAGAGTCATCAAGCCACCGAGAATCCCGACAGTTCCCAGTCGCTCGTGAAGAATTGCCAGGCCCAGCAGCGTCCCAATCAGCGGCTCTAAATTAAGGAAGACTCCAGCCCGAGCCGCAGGTACGCGAGCCAACCCCCAATTCCAGAAGACGTATGCTCCGGTCGTAGCAAGAAATCCTTGTGCAATGACCGCAAGCCACACCCGCACAGAAAAATGAATCCGCACAGGATGTGTAGCTTCGGTCCAAACGAGCAATATAACTGTACCGATCAGGAGCATCGTCGCCGTAACCTGCAGCGATCCGTACTCCGTCATTAGGCGCTTGCTGATAAGAATCATCACAAGCGCTGCAAACATTGAGACGAACACAAGCAGATCTCCTGCGACCGTGGGCTGAGGACCGCCGACACTCTTTCTGGAAAACGCGATCAGTACCGCACCCAATGCGGACAGCAGCATTAGGGCATACTCGTAACCCTTCATCTTGTCCTTGAATAATGCGGCTGAACTCAGTGCAAGCAAAACGGGCAAGATGCCGACGATGAGCGAGGCGTGGGAGACGGTAGTGAGCTGCAGCCCTTTGAACTGCATGAGAAATTGCACAGGAACGCCAACGATGCTCGCGGCCAGAAGCAGCATCCATGCATGGCGATTATGAAATCGTGGAGGCCGCTTCCAGAGAATCGGCAGCAGCCCAAGAGATCCGAAAATAAATCGGTAGCCGCAGTTTTCGAAGACATTCATCTCGGCAAACGCGATCTTGCCGAAAAAAAATCCGGTACCCCAAAGACATCCAGCAGCGGCCAGGCTCACCACTGGCCACACTGAACTCGATCCGTGTTGAAGTTCTTCCGGAGTCTGCGTTTGTAACTGTGTACTGCTATCCGCCGCCATTGATGTTCAACTTAGGAGCTTAGCAGCCCAGACGATCCGGAAGCTGTAAGCTAACCAAAATGGCCGTTGAAATTTATCCTTCAGGCGCTTGGCGCGGCTTCTACAGCTATGGCCGTGGCGACCGGCATGACATGCAGCTGGATCTGCTGTTTTCCAGTGGCATACTTGCGGGCGATGGAATCGACGACGTTGGCAGCTTCGTCATGCATGGCGGCTATGATCCGCTTTCTGGAGCATGCCGTTGGACCAAGACCTACATTGGCTCCCACGATGTCACCTACTCCGGCGGACGTGACGGCACCGGCATCGCCGGAAACTGGCAGCTTGAGCGCACCGCCACTGGCACCTTTCGCATCTGGCCGGCACGAGGCAGTGATGCCACCGACATGGATGAATCCCTCCAGTTGCTTGAGCCCATCCAAGCTGGACTCTGAGTTGGCCAGGCTGTTGTGGGGTTGGCACAACTATGTGATTTCCCCGAACAACGAGCATAGCCCGAACCTATCGCTCACGTGGCACGCGAAAGTGAAGAGATCAAATGGCCTCTCGAAATCAGAAGTAAAGCCGGACGCTCTGGCGCTGTATCAGGGAAACAAGAGCTACTATGGACAAGCTTTCTCCTGCTGAGCCTTAACAAACATGGCGCAATCCTATAGTGAAAGACTCGCTGACGTTATCTTGCCTGACACCGGAGGCAACAACGTTAGACTTGGCTCCCTTTGGCAGGAGCGTCCGGCTGCGGTGGTCTTCCTTCGCCACTATGGCTGAATCTTCTGCCGCGAGCACGCCGCACAGTTGCGCGAGCATCAGAGTGAATTTGACCGAAAAGGCGCAGGGCTAGCAGCAATCGGACTGGGAGACCCGCATTACGCGCGTGCCTTCCGAGAAGAATCTGGCATCAAATTTCCGCTCCTTATTGATGAGCTACGGCAGGCTTATCGGACCCTGGACCTGAAGCAAGCTAATCTGTTTCATTTGTTCTGGAAAGTGAATAGCCTGGGACGCAAACGAGCGAAAGCATCCGGGCATCGCCAGCACAAAATGGGCAAAGATCCTTTCCAGCTGGGAGGCAGTTTCGTTTTTGGTCCTGGAAACGTGGACCATTTCGTCCACATCAGCGAGACTTTCTCTGACAACGCTCCGCCGGACGTACTCTTGAGCGCGATTCCTTAAATCGCTTTTCACGATGGAAACACGGAGAACACGGAGAAACAATTGCTGATTATGCAATTCAGAAACCGAGGAATTGACTATGAGTGAAATGGGGCGGCGGTTGTCAGTACTGAAGTTCTCAATTGTCCTCCATGGATGCGTGGTGAAATATTCGGTTAAGCCGAGGTATTGGTTGCGACCTCTGCCTTCCATTGAAAGCACAAATTGAAGCCATCCGGATCATGAAGGTAAAGTTGCTTCATGCCGTAGTAGGCGATCTGCGGCTTCTTAACCGCAACTCCGCGCGCAATCAGGTGCTCATAAACCGCATCGACGTCCGGCGCTCCGAAGTACAGACAAGTATCGTCATGGCTGCTGATGCGCAGCGGATCGGGCATTGATGGACGATTCTCGTACTCGTATGCGGTATTGAGCATCAGGTCAGCTCCACCAAGCCTAAGCCACACCCAATTGTGATTCGGCGCGACAGTATTGCTGTCTGTCGTCACGATCTCAAAGCCAAGCACATCGCAATAAAAGTTGAGTGACGTCGCCATGTCAAATACCTGGAGCAACGGCGTCATACCGCGGACATCGGGTGCCATGTTGGAACTCCCTTGTCGAAAGTTGTAGCACGATGTCTCTGGTAATAAAAACAAGGGTGTCGTAAATGCGACACCCTCGTGTATCGATTTAAAGTTACTGCGTCTGTCCGCAATTCAAGGGTTGCGGATCTGACAAGTGCGGGAGCACCGTCTCATCCGGATAGCTGTACGCGTTGTCAATGGCACTCGAGTTCTTTTCAAACATGAACCATGGCAAAAGCGCTTCGTTCTGTGGATGGTAGGTGAAGCCATCAATGGTGACCGGATAGGTAGGACGCGGCAAGTCTTCAATCACATCGCCGTCTTCCATTACGTCCTGGCACTGACCGGCGGGGTTTTGCCAGAAAGGCGTCACGTTGTGGAGACCGTCGAAGGCAACAAATGGATCGTTGAACGTTTCGGCGATTTCGTGGCTGTGCGCGGTTACATCCTGGAATCCACCACCGAAGAGTCCTGGGCTGATCCAGCTCGCATAGTTCATGACATAGAACTTCGTGCGATTTCCATTGGCGGCGTCTCCAGCTTCAACATCAAAGCTGTGGAAGCCAAGCACGCAACAATCGCTGGTGCTGCTGCCAAACAGATACGCGTTCGGAAACAGGAACGAAGAAATGTCCTGCGGAGTCATGCGCCCCGCCACCTCGGCCGCACCGATGACGGTCGAATTGTCAGGAGCGGCCGGTGGAAATAGCAGCCTCGTAAATACACTTTCCTGAATGAGTACAAACCGGCAGCAGGTTCCGTCCGGATTCAGTGCGAACTGATACGCAGGAAGCGGATCATCTTTCGTCGGCACGTGTTGAACGATTGTCATGACCTCGGCTGGTTTCAACGAAGGGCTTAACAGAGTGTGCCAGTCCGCACGCGCGTGATTTCCGAATTCGGCACGTTGGACCGCATCGGTTATCTGCGTGGGAACTTGGCTGCTGCTATAGATTGAATTGCGGAAGACCGGGCCATTAAGGAACGGCTGTACGAATGGGGTGACGTCGGAGAAAAGACGCTGGCATCCTGCAGGAGCGGAACCATCCGCAGGATTCGCACAAGTGACCGTTTGTCCGTTGACTACTTTCACGTAACGGACCGAGCCATCGGAATTGCGAAGATCCAGCGAGACCGGAACCACTGGAGCGTTGAAAACCGTCGTTCCCCCATGGGCCGGATCGTTTCCGACCATGCTGTATTCCCAAATGTGGTGCGGAGTACCGTCGAAGTAGATTCCTTGTGCTTCGAAATGACCGGTGAAGTTCGTGAGTGTATCCACGCCAGCGGGAAAACCATGTGGAGTAGGAATATTGCCCTTCCCGTGCAAACCACCAGCATTGTTCGTATGTTTTACGTGCATACCCATTAGATAGTTGTCAGGCACTACGTCATCATCGGACGCGAATGCCGCAAAACTAAAGAGCGCAAGCGACATCAAACAAAGACCAATTTTCTTGCTAGCCGACAAAAATTGGCCAGAGCGACTAGATCCTTTTTTCAAGAACACCTTAGACTCCTTAGCGGATTTGTGTGTAGACAAGCCCGCCTACGATACTGCTACTCGGGTCGGGATGTAAATGCATTTGGTGCGGATGATCAGGGATGGAAATACGCGGTGATTACCGCGTCAAGAGAGTTGCCGAAATACTGCAAAACTTTGCGTTTTCCAAGATAGCGTGATGCAGTTAAGTGCAGTTTTGGAACCTTCGTCTCGCCTAATCGTCAAGCTAATAAGACGTGTCCGGCGCGACACCCGCGGTCGCACTATCCGCCAGAGCGCTTTCATTGCTGTATCGAATCACTTGCTCGTAATCTTCGGAGAGGATTGAGCGCAGTTTCGAGAGATCGAGTGTATAGCTGCCAATCAAATACGGGAATGAATCGGGCGGGATCGACGTGACGCCCATGTTCCACATCGTATTTATTAAGGCGCGGCACATGGTGACCGTGGGAACACGCTTTACGGGAGTGTCAATGATTTCGGCACACTGAGCCACAGTGAGCGAATCGCCTCGGCTAGCGACGTTGAGAATGGTGAGCGGATCGGAAGCCTTGGGCCTCGCCAGCAGCCATGCGATCACTCTTGCGACGTCATCGACATGGGCAAATTGCAACTTGTGCTCCGTGAAGCGCTTGCCCATGGGAAGAATGATTGGCAATTTGCTTTTCCTGCGAGCCAGCATTCTACCCAGTCGTCCTGCTCCGTATGCCGTGCCGCGAATGCAATCGATCATGTAATTCTGAACGGTTGCTCCAGCGAAGATGTGCGGACGCAGAATGTAAACATCGCACCCTCCAAGACTCTGGACGCGTGCCTGGACCGCGAGCTCGGCCTCTTTCTTGTGAACTGCGTAGGTGAGGGTGTGCGCTTTCAGTTCGTCATTTTCCCGCGCAGAACGTTTGAGATTGGGACCATAGACCGACACGCTACTGAGGTGAATCAGCTTCTCGAGACTGGCACCCATTCTGTTGGCTTCGGCAATCGCCTCCAGAACGCGCGCGGTGCCAGCGACATTGATGCGCCACATGCGATCCCGATCGAGAATGCCCGTGCGCAGCGGATCGAGAACGAAGGCGAGATGTACAATGCCGACTGCATGTGTTTCGCGCAGGATTGCCGCCATGCGTCCGCAGGACGATTCTTGCCCTAGATCGATCTTTTCAAATTCGATCGAGCTTTCGATTCCCTCAGGCGGAGCGATATCGAGCCCAATGACGTGGAACTCTTGAAGCAGCGGCAATAGGCGTCGTCCGAGACTTCCGGAGACACCAGTTACCAGCAATGCGGGCTTCTTGGAAGCCATAGCTATTTCGGCGTGGGCGATTGGGTCGTAGTCGGAGGATTGCCTTGCCCCGATCCAATACCCCGCGTTGGCGATGACGTCGGCATCATAGGGCGAGCGGCGGCACCTTCAGGCCCGAAGTACACGTCGTTATATTCCGCCTTGCTCGCACTCATGATCTTCTGCCGCGAATCTGCGAGATGCTGTTGGGTGAGCCGACGCTTGATGTCGTCCTTCACCTGATCGAACGGCAGTTCCTTTTTGGAATCAAGCTTGTAGATCGTATAGCCGATGGAGTCTGAGAAAACCTCGGATACGTCGCCGGCGTTGAGCGTAAAAATCTTTCCTTCCTGAGCCGGGGGAAGACTTCCTCGCCGTCGCGACCCGAATTTCGTGCTGGGTGGCGTTGTTGTGTTCTTCAGTTGTTCGTAGGCCGTCTTCTCAACTTTTTCCGGATCGTCTCCTGCGACGAGCTGCTTGTGAGCCTCGTCGGCGATTGCCTGCGGATCAGCAGCGGCCGGCTGCGCAGGCGCAGTTCCGGGATTCGTTGGAGTGGCCGGATTGCGGGGAATGAAAATCCTCGTCAGCGTTACCTCTTCAAAAGCGGAAGGATTCTGATCGTAGTACGCCTTCTCGTCAGCCTCGCTCACATTTGCAGCTTCGGTCTGAAGCTTGCGTTCTGCGGTCTGCGCCAGCACCTGCAAGCGCGCGATGGCGAGTTGCTCTTCGTATTCCGGATCTTTGTTGATCCCCAACTTCACACCTTCGTTTGCCGCAGTGAGAAGCTGCACGTATCGCGTTGCGATTTGTCGATTCACGTTAGCCGGCGCATTGGGAGCGACAGCTTTCAGGAGCTTCTCGAACTCCGCTCGCGTAATTTGCGTCTTGCAGGACTTTGGTGACTGCACCTCCGAGGTCTTCGCGCTGGCGCTCCTGGAAACCGTCGAGTGGGCCGGAGCGGCCGGTTTTATGGTTCCATTGAGGGAAATGTCGCAGATGCCATCGATCGTAATCACTGGTGTGCTCTCGGGCACGCTCGCAATGGATGGAGCGACCGGTGACGCAGGAATCGTCGAAGGTGTAGTTGAGCTTTGTGTAGGCGCAGATTGTGGAGCCGTCGTACCGGGAGCTGCTTGTCCAAAGGCAAAGCACGCGCCGGCTAGAACGTATGTACAGAAGAAGAGCGAATGACGCTGAATCAAGATGCCTCCACGATGAACGGGGAAAATCGATGCTAGCACAGGCAAAACGAATGCTGTGCCTCTGAGTAAGACGGCCGTATAACATTAGGGTACCAGCCAGATGGCCACCTCTTACATCTCGGGCGCCGACAGCGTACGGAGCGAAAAGCGTTCAGTGGCGCGCAATTCCGTCATCGCTGCCGTGGGGATTACCGCGCTCAAGATTTTCGTCGGAATCGCAACCGGCAGCTTGGGACTCATTTCAGAGGCGGCCCATTCTGGGCTCGACCTGGTCGCGGCGGTTATAACGTTCTTTTCGGTTGGTGTTTCGGATAAGCCCGCTGACGCGGACCATCAATACGGCCACGGCAAAGTTGAGAACTTCTCTGCTTTCATCGAGACTGGCCTGCTGCTTGTAACGTGCATATGGATTCTCAGTGAAGCGGTGCGCAGGCTTTTCTTCCATCACGTCTCGATCGAGCCCTCGATCGCAGCATTCGCGGTTCTATTTCTCTCGATGGCTGTGGACTTTTGGCGTTCTCGCGCGTTGGGTAAAACCGCTGTTCGATATGACAGCCAAGCCCTCGAAGCCGACGCCCTGCACTTCACGACAGACATTTGGTCGAGCGGCGTAGTCGTAATCGGACTCGCCTTGGTATGGGTCGGCCATCGCATGGGCATTCCCTGGCTGCGCGTGGCTGATCCCTTGGCAGCGCTGGCCGTCGCAGGCGTCATTATTTATGTAAGTTCGCGGTTGGCGCGGCAGACGATAGATGCCTTGCTCGATGCGGCTCCGACCGGGGTTCGCGGCCAGATCATACGAGCTGTGGCCGACATCCATGGCGTGCTCGATGTCGATCGTGTTCGGGTTCGCCGCGCTGGCAATAGATACTTCGCTGAAGTTCAGGTCGCGCTGAATCGCAATGCAACCTTGCAGCATTCCGAGAGCATGGCATCATCCGTGACCGATGCCGTTCACAGCGTGCTTCCCGATGCCGACGTTACCATTCGTACGCTTCCCCGAGCCACTGGAGCAGAAAGTATTTTCGATCGCATCCATGCAGTAGCGGCGCGGCATAATCTTGGCGTTCACGACGTCAACGTTCAGGACCTGAACGGGAAATTGCATGTCGAGCAGCATCTGGAACTGGATGAGCGTATGTCCCTGAAGGACGCCCACGACTTCGTTACCGTCCTCGAGTCAGAGATGCGCAGCGAAGTTCCCGAGATCGATTCGATCCTTACGCACATTGAGAGCGACTCGGCGACCATCGAAACCGGCGATGCCACGTTTCACGATGCTTCTCTGGAGAAGAAGCTCAGAAACATAGTCGAGAGAGAATTTCCTGAGATTATCGATTTGCATGAGATTGTCTTGAAGAGAGTGCGGAATCGCATCTATCTCTCTTGCCACACTACCTTGCCAGACGATCTGTCGCTGGCGCGCGTTCACGATATTTCAACGGCGTTGGAAATTCGTTTTAAGCAGGCTGCTCCAGAGCTTTTCAAGGTACTCATCCATACCGAACCGCAGACGGATAATCGAAGATGATTGCAGACAAACTCCAAACCCGGGAGCGAAACTAACGGTATATGCAAAAACATAAAGTCGTAGTATTCAGCCAGCCTGGCTGACCGCCGTGCCGCACTGCCGAGGCCTTCCTCTCGGAGAGAGGAATCGATTTCGAAATACGAGACGTTTCGCGCGACTACTCGGCTGTCCGAGATTTGGTCGGAAAATATCAGAGCCGTTCCACTCCTACCATCGTTGTTGGCGACCAGGTGATGATTGGCTTCGATCCCCAGCGACTCGAACAGATGCTCCAGGCTTAGCGCCGCAAAAATCGAAGGCTACCTGCTCATCGCTGCCGCAGCGTTCTGCTACGGAGCTTCGGCGGCGGTCGGCAAAGTTGTCTTCAACGGACAAAGCTGGCTGCACGGAACCAGCATCGATCCTCTCATCCTCTCGCAGGCGCGATCGACCTTCGCCGTACTCGTCCTGCTTCCACTCGTCGCTGCCGGTCCTGGAGTGGGAACGTTACGCGCCAGCCGTCGCACGCTGTGGAAATGCGCAGCTATGGGAGTCTTGGGCCTGTGCGGCGCCAACTTCTTCTATTACTACGCAATCGCCAAGAGCACCGTTGCAACCGCGATCACGGTGCAGTACACCGCTCCAGTCTGGGTTTATGCATACACAGTCGTGGCGAGACAGCAGCGCATATCGTGGCTTCGCAGTTTGGCCGTGGTGCTGGCATTCGTAGGATGTGGACTAGTCGCGCTTACCGCGCCGCAGGCTCATCTAAAGGCAAGCACCATCGGAATCGTTGCGGCGCTGGGTGCCGCGTTTTCCTACTCGTTCTACAACGTTATCGGCGCTGATCTGCTCAAGCAGTTTTCCCGCTGGTTGGTGCTCTTTTATGCGCTTCTCTTCTCAACGATCTTTTGGCTGATCGTGAATCCTCCATGGCGCGTCGCAGCCCAGCATTACTCCGAACGCGAATGGTTGTTTCTTTTCGGATTTGCAATCATCTCGATGCTCCTGCCATTCGCTCTGTATCTCGGAGGACTTCGCCTGCTTGATCCGACCAGCGCGATCGTAACTAGCTGTCTCGAGCCAGTGTTCGCCAGCGTGCTCGCGGCAACTTTTGCAGGTGAGGGCTTGCGTGTGTGGCAGATTGTCGGGATGGCGCTGGTGCTGAGCCAGTCAGTGGTGATTCAACTGCCTGAGCGCGGTGAAAGGAAGCGGGAAAGGAGTGTGTAGTGGGGCCGTTGGCCTTTGTCATTCCGAAAACAGGCTCACGCGCAGTTTGCGTGAGCCGGAGTGAGGAATCCCTATTGCACCCATGCGTTCGAGGTTAGGATGCGTAGGAGTCGATAGGGATTTCTCCGCCAAAACCAGGCGTTCGGAATGACAGAACAGCCGACTAATACTCCTGTTGCATCGACTTCGCCTCATCCCAAGTAACGCGCCGCTTGTTGCGATAGGCCAGATTGGCCATGTGGCCCGCGACGGCCGAGAGATATCCGATCTCAACCGGCGCATTCGGCTGCTTGCGCGAGCGCACGCAGTCGATCCAGTTCTGCATGTGATT from Terriglobales bacterium encodes:
- a CDS encoding DMT family transporter; translated protein: MASIPSDSNRCSRLSAAKIEGYLLIAAAAFCYGASAAVGKVVFNGQSWLHGTSIDPLILSQARSTFAVLVLLPLVAAGPGVGTLRASRRTLWKCAAMGVLGLCGANFFYYYAIAKSTVATAITVQYTAPVWVYAYTVVARQQRISWLRSLAVVLAFVGCGLVALTAPQAHLKASTIGIVAALGAAFSYSFYNVIGADLLKQFSRWLVLFYALLFSTIFWLIVNPPWRVAAQHYSEREWLFLFGFAIISMLLPFALYLGGLRLLDPTSAIVTSCLEPVFASVLAATFAGEGLRVWQIVGMALVLSQSVVIQLPERGERKRERSV